A genomic window from Pyxicephalus adspersus chromosome 2, UCB_Pads_2.0, whole genome shotgun sequence includes:
- the PARPBP gene encoding PCNA-interacting partner isoform X2 gives MCKEGSENKSNGISDETVSMANHQKSVLNLIKCFRQQWSLLCESERTTICSADDMLLMLQLAVAEVNKKNGKEFTASLSDVLLMWKHLTKDKLGLICDDTEAPENYDNVLKTYDLFLKNSNTLDLIDLHRKLSCATETSNLSSEQLLEFLSGCQLEDNDCRITSPLTPCKNNMDLRKRKDVVQRIFCSYLTLLVNSKNDIALAQVLNCPDRDLGREAFTDLKRAARNKQMSLFLVATSFIRTLELGGKGYAPSETDPLRKHFKGLSLFVHFIDKLNEILGEAHDERIAAERLLSAIKMHLIKGRGSGDPFSEAVMEVAQDLDLRIKNLINLSSEVKNESSTGISPARPRIHAINRGTALCGRETIKTLLILLDEEAANPPSKNKAELLYADEDSTLFGSVSILSLFRTPEQYSGSSPKSLDQRVQKCINKDKPKLKQNLIKSQFSCTYKETSTSQLKPCDFPSMSQVPTCIHPAPKIVPVLCFDEEPIDHISKKKTAFQIHSGNIDSQVVKGKSSKELTKKGSKRKQVDTENQHNPEDEPPQKKVVTGLTKTKEKAAPTKTSSKAVAKNKLIVGQAKLTSFFRV, from the exons GTTTCAATGGCTAATCATCAGAAGAGTGTGTTGAATTTGATCAAATGCTTCAGACAGCAATGGTCCCTCCTGTGTGAAAGTGAGAGAACCACCATATGCAGTGCAGATGACATGCTGCTGATGTTGCAGTTAGCAGTGGCTGAAGTGAACAAAAAG AATGGGAAAGAATTTACAGCTTCCCTCAGTGACGTGCTGCTTATGTGGAAACACTTGACTAAAGATAAGCTTGGCCTTATTTGTGATGACACAGAAGCCCCTGAGAACTATGACAATGTTCTGAAAACATATGACCTTTTTCTGAAGAATAGCAATACACTGGATCTTATTGATTTACATAGAAAACTGAGCTGTGCTACCGAAACAAGCAACCTTTCTTCC GAACAATTACTGGAATTTCTCTCTGGATGCCAGCTGGAAGACAATGACTGCAGGATAACATCCCCTTTAACACCCTGTAAGAATAATATGGATTTAAGAAAG aGGAAAGATGTTGTACAAAGGATCTTTTGTTCGTACCTAACTCTCCTAGTGAATTCTAAAAATGACATTGCTCTAGCCCAAGTCTTAAATTGCCCAGACAGAGACCTGGGGAGAGAAGCCTTTACAGACCTCAAACGTGCTGCAAGGAACAAGCAAATGTCCCTGTTCTTG gttgCAACTTCATTTATAAGGACACTGGAGCTTGGTGGAAAGGGTTATGCTCCATCTGAAACTGATCctttaagaaaacatttcaaaGGCCTTTCtctgtttgttcattttattgaCAAACTTAATGAAATTCTTGGGGAAGCTCATGATGAAAG AATTGCAGCAGAGCGGCTCTTGTCAGCAATAAAGATGCATCTTATAAAAGGAAGAGGCAGCGGGGATCCGTTTAGTGAAGCTGTAATGGAGGTTGCACAGGATCTGGACCTTAGGATTAAAAATCTAATTAATTTATCAAGTGAAGTAAAGAATGAGAGCTCTACAGGAATAAGTCCTGCACGG CCTAGAATTCATGCAATCAACCGTGGCACGGCTTTATGTGGtagagaaacaataaaaacattgctcATACTTTTGGATGAAGAAGCTGCTAATCCACCCAGCAAAAACAAAGCTGAATTATTATATGCTGATGAAGACTCCACCCTTTTTGGATCCGTTTCTATTCTATCTCTTTTTAG GACCCCTGAACAGTATAGTGGATCTTCCCCGAAATCTCTTGACCAACGTGTCCAAAAGTGCATTAACAAAGACAAACCTAAG CTGAAGCAGAACTTGATTAAATCTCAGTTTTCCTGCACTTACAAAGAGACCTCCACAAGTCAGCTCAAGCCATGTGATTTCCCTAGTATGAGCCAAGTTCCAACTTGCATCCATCCAGCACCAAAAATTGTTCCAGTACTATGCTTTGATGAAGAACCAATAG ATCATatcagcaagaaaaaaactgcttttcAGATACATTCTGGTAATATTGACTCACAAGTTGTGAAAGGAAAATCCAGTAAAGAGTTAACCAAAAAAGGCTCAAAGAGAAAGCAAGTGGACACTGAAAACCAACACAACCCTGAAGATGAACCACCACAAAAGAAGGTTGTAACTGGGTTGACAAAAACTAAGGAAAAGGCAGCTCCTACTAAAACCAGCAGTAAAGCTGTAGCCAAGAACAAATTAATTGTGGGACAAGCCAAGTTAACTAGCTTTTTCCGTGTATAG
- the PARPBP gene encoding PCNA-interacting partner isoform X3, with protein MANHQKSVLNLIKCFRQQWSLLCESERTTICSADDMLLMLQLAVAEVNKKNGKEFTASLSDVLLMWKHLTKDKLGLICDDTEAPENYDNVLKTYDLFLKNSNTLDLIDLHRKLSCATETSNLSSEQLLEFLSGCQLEDNDCRITSPLTPCKNNMDLRKRKDVVQRIFCSYLTLLVNSKNDIALAQVLNCPDRDLGREAFTDLKRAARNKQMSLFLVATSFIRTLELGGKGYAPSETDPLRKHFKGLSLFVHFIDKLNEILGEAHDERIAAERLLSAIKMHLIKGRGSGDPFSEAVMEVAQDLDLRIKNLINLSSEVKNESSTGISPARPRIHAINRGTALCGRETIKTLLILLDEEAANPPSKNKAELLYADEDSTLFGSVSILSLFRTPEQYSGSSPKSLDQRVQKCINKDKPKLKQNLIKSQFSCTYKETSTSQLKPCDFPSMSQVPTCIHPAPKIVPVLCFDEEPIDHISKKKTAFQIHSGNIDSQVVKGKSSKELTKKGSKRKQVDTENQHNPEDEPPQKKVVTGLTKTKEKAAPTKTSSKAVAKNKLIVGQAKLTSFFRV; from the exons ATGGCTAATCATCAGAAGAGTGTGTTGAATTTGATCAAATGCTTCAGACAGCAATGGTCCCTCCTGTGTGAAAGTGAGAGAACCACCATATGCAGTGCAGATGACATGCTGCTGATGTTGCAGTTAGCAGTGGCTGAAGTGAACAAAAAG AATGGGAAAGAATTTACAGCTTCCCTCAGTGACGTGCTGCTTATGTGGAAACACTTGACTAAAGATAAGCTTGGCCTTATTTGTGATGACACAGAAGCCCCTGAGAACTATGACAATGTTCTGAAAACATATGACCTTTTTCTGAAGAATAGCAATACACTGGATCTTATTGATTTACATAGAAAACTGAGCTGTGCTACCGAAACAAGCAACCTTTCTTCC GAACAATTACTGGAATTTCTCTCTGGATGCCAGCTGGAAGACAATGACTGCAGGATAACATCCCCTTTAACACCCTGTAAGAATAATATGGATTTAAGAAAG aGGAAAGATGTTGTACAAAGGATCTTTTGTTCGTACCTAACTCTCCTAGTGAATTCTAAAAATGACATTGCTCTAGCCCAAGTCTTAAATTGCCCAGACAGAGACCTGGGGAGAGAAGCCTTTACAGACCTCAAACGTGCTGCAAGGAACAAGCAAATGTCCCTGTTCTTG gttgCAACTTCATTTATAAGGACACTGGAGCTTGGTGGAAAGGGTTATGCTCCATCTGAAACTGATCctttaagaaaacatttcaaaGGCCTTTCtctgtttgttcattttattgaCAAACTTAATGAAATTCTTGGGGAAGCTCATGATGAAAG AATTGCAGCAGAGCGGCTCTTGTCAGCAATAAAGATGCATCTTATAAAAGGAAGAGGCAGCGGGGATCCGTTTAGTGAAGCTGTAATGGAGGTTGCACAGGATCTGGACCTTAGGATTAAAAATCTAATTAATTTATCAAGTGAAGTAAAGAATGAGAGCTCTACAGGAATAAGTCCTGCACGG CCTAGAATTCATGCAATCAACCGTGGCACGGCTTTATGTGGtagagaaacaataaaaacattgctcATACTTTTGGATGAAGAAGCTGCTAATCCACCCAGCAAAAACAAAGCTGAATTATTATATGCTGATGAAGACTCCACCCTTTTTGGATCCGTTTCTATTCTATCTCTTTTTAG GACCCCTGAACAGTATAGTGGATCTTCCCCGAAATCTCTTGACCAACGTGTCCAAAAGTGCATTAACAAAGACAAACCTAAG CTGAAGCAGAACTTGATTAAATCTCAGTTTTCCTGCACTTACAAAGAGACCTCCACAAGTCAGCTCAAGCCATGTGATTTCCCTAGTATGAGCCAAGTTCCAACTTGCATCCATCCAGCACCAAAAATTGTTCCAGTACTATGCTTTGATGAAGAACCAATAG ATCATatcagcaagaaaaaaactgcttttcAGATACATTCTGGTAATATTGACTCACAAGTTGTGAAAGGAAAATCCAGTAAAGAGTTAACCAAAAAAGGCTCAAAGAGAAAGCAAGTGGACACTGAAAACCAACACAACCCTGAAGATGAACCACCACAAAAGAAGGTTGTAACTGGGTTGACAAAAACTAAGGAAAAGGCAGCTCCTACTAAAACCAGCAGTAAAGCTGTAGCCAAGAACAAATTAATTGTGGGACAAGCCAAGTTAACTAGCTTTTTCCGTGTATAG
- the PARPBP gene encoding PCNA-interacting partner isoform X1, which yields MRDPMQDTPEGSDCPVGLKVSMANHQKSVLNLIKCFRQQWSLLCESERTTICSADDMLLMLQLAVAEVNKKNGKEFTASLSDVLLMWKHLTKDKLGLICDDTEAPENYDNVLKTYDLFLKNSNTLDLIDLHRKLSCATETSNLSSEQLLEFLSGCQLEDNDCRITSPLTPCKNNMDLRKRKDVVQRIFCSYLTLLVNSKNDIALAQVLNCPDRDLGREAFTDLKRAARNKQMSLFLVATSFIRTLELGGKGYAPSETDPLRKHFKGLSLFVHFIDKLNEILGEAHDERIAAERLLSAIKMHLIKGRGSGDPFSEAVMEVAQDLDLRIKNLINLSSEVKNESSTGISPARPRIHAINRGTALCGRETIKTLLILLDEEAANPPSKNKAELLYADEDSTLFGSVSILSLFRTPEQYSGSSPKSLDQRVQKCINKDKPKLKQNLIKSQFSCTYKETSTSQLKPCDFPSMSQVPTCIHPAPKIVPVLCFDEEPIDHISKKKTAFQIHSGNIDSQVVKGKSSKELTKKGSKRKQVDTENQHNPEDEPPQKKVVTGLTKTKEKAAPTKTSSKAVAKNKLIVGQAKLTSFFRV from the exons GTTTCAATGGCTAATCATCAGAAGAGTGTGTTGAATTTGATCAAATGCTTCAGACAGCAATGGTCCCTCCTGTGTGAAAGTGAGAGAACCACCATATGCAGTGCAGATGACATGCTGCTGATGTTGCAGTTAGCAGTGGCTGAAGTGAACAAAAAG AATGGGAAAGAATTTACAGCTTCCCTCAGTGACGTGCTGCTTATGTGGAAACACTTGACTAAAGATAAGCTTGGCCTTATTTGTGATGACACAGAAGCCCCTGAGAACTATGACAATGTTCTGAAAACATATGACCTTTTTCTGAAGAATAGCAATACACTGGATCTTATTGATTTACATAGAAAACTGAGCTGTGCTACCGAAACAAGCAACCTTTCTTCC GAACAATTACTGGAATTTCTCTCTGGATGCCAGCTGGAAGACAATGACTGCAGGATAACATCCCCTTTAACACCCTGTAAGAATAATATGGATTTAAGAAAG aGGAAAGATGTTGTACAAAGGATCTTTTGTTCGTACCTAACTCTCCTAGTGAATTCTAAAAATGACATTGCTCTAGCCCAAGTCTTAAATTGCCCAGACAGAGACCTGGGGAGAGAAGCCTTTACAGACCTCAAACGTGCTGCAAGGAACAAGCAAATGTCCCTGTTCTTG gttgCAACTTCATTTATAAGGACACTGGAGCTTGGTGGAAAGGGTTATGCTCCATCTGAAACTGATCctttaagaaaacatttcaaaGGCCTTTCtctgtttgttcattttattgaCAAACTTAATGAAATTCTTGGGGAAGCTCATGATGAAAG AATTGCAGCAGAGCGGCTCTTGTCAGCAATAAAGATGCATCTTATAAAAGGAAGAGGCAGCGGGGATCCGTTTAGTGAAGCTGTAATGGAGGTTGCACAGGATCTGGACCTTAGGATTAAAAATCTAATTAATTTATCAAGTGAAGTAAAGAATGAGAGCTCTACAGGAATAAGTCCTGCACGG CCTAGAATTCATGCAATCAACCGTGGCACGGCTTTATGTGGtagagaaacaataaaaacattgctcATACTTTTGGATGAAGAAGCTGCTAATCCACCCAGCAAAAACAAAGCTGAATTATTATATGCTGATGAAGACTCCACCCTTTTTGGATCCGTTTCTATTCTATCTCTTTTTAG GACCCCTGAACAGTATAGTGGATCTTCCCCGAAATCTCTTGACCAACGTGTCCAAAAGTGCATTAACAAAGACAAACCTAAG CTGAAGCAGAACTTGATTAAATCTCAGTTTTCCTGCACTTACAAAGAGACCTCCACAAGTCAGCTCAAGCCATGTGATTTCCCTAGTATGAGCCAAGTTCCAACTTGCATCCATCCAGCACCAAAAATTGTTCCAGTACTATGCTTTGATGAAGAACCAATAG ATCATatcagcaagaaaaaaactgcttttcAGATACATTCTGGTAATATTGACTCACAAGTTGTGAAAGGAAAATCCAGTAAAGAGTTAACCAAAAAAGGCTCAAAGAGAAAGCAAGTGGACACTGAAAACCAACACAACCCTGAAGATGAACCACCACAAAAGAAGGTTGTAACTGGGTTGACAAAAACTAAGGAAAAGGCAGCTCCTACTAAAACCAGCAGTAAAGCTGTAGCCAAGAACAAATTAATTGTGGGACAAGCCAAGTTAACTAGCTTTTTCCGTGTATAG